Proteins from a genomic interval of Pseudanabaena yagii GIHE-NHR1:
- a CDS encoding TonB-dependent receptor plug domain-containing protein, which produces MNCVKLLLLAPSFAVAIFSAADLTKAEPIVAPKNIHKDINQVNQNTNILTVGELQAQASQVSSDLLPARSNLGTASKPESVAQTPDSDEIQLDVTGKKSPFAPTSAPAYIVPKEEIEKRNPSTAAELLRSLPGFAINDYGFGADIHTGTFLRGFSITQTIFQINGRSIGSNISTYHGATDLNSIPVDAIERVELTGGTSATLYGSEAFGGVVNLITKKEPQPLKATAGIELGSYGYQRYRVGYGGTSGNVNFRLGYERFSTDNNYPVPVGAANRNPADGRLFNGDTRLDNFYGSVDFPFDSRNSLSIDAYKTASRRGLLYFGFPLQRDRLDHDLFNIGATLTSKLGHGDDSILKTTIAFNQDFFNTYNPSGGAFRNGALDSRALSGRIEHQWQLTANNKLTWGFDINSNSLRGDVFSTVPALVPFNGTINRDRSLIALFALNTWKIDNNFQLEAGLRQNFTNDFGSYLNPTIGTRWNITPDIAFRNSFAVLQRNPGLDQLYVFDTVHNWQPNPNLIPERGIAWTAGLDINVTESLLAQLTYFGSSFSDRLGIIAGQWQNIGQVNTNGIEAALKWKISPEFSSFLNYTYTDAKITSSKTASEVGLQLATVPYSVGKLGVSYESNGWQANLFFNYSSGSRRAVFNNAAAGQAATDFSPSYLSLDFNAKAPLSKNLALTLNLENLTDNSYEKTNRIYQPGLTYRVGLQASF; this is translated from the coding sequence ATGAATTGTGTGAAGTTGCTACTCTTAGCTCCTAGCTTTGCCGTAGCTATTTTTAGTGCTGCCGATTTGACTAAAGCAGAACCCATAGTTGCCCCTAAAAATATTCATAAGGATATTAATCAGGTCAATCAAAATACAAATATTTTGACAGTTGGGGAATTGCAAGCCCAAGCATCTCAAGTAAGCTCAGATTTACTACCTGCGCGATCTAATTTAGGAACTGCGTCTAAACCTGAATCCGTTGCTCAAACCCCTGATAGTGATGAAATTCAGCTTGATGTCACAGGTAAAAAATCTCCATTTGCTCCTACTTCTGCACCTGCCTATATTGTTCCGAAAGAAGAAATTGAGAAACGGAATCCTAGTACCGCAGCCGAACTTTTACGCAGCTTACCAGGATTTGCAATTAACGACTATGGTTTTGGCGCAGATATCCATACTGGAACTTTTTTGCGGGGCTTTTCGATTACCCAAACAATTTTCCAGATTAACGGTCGCTCTATAGGCAGTAATATCAGTACCTATCATGGCGCAACTGATTTAAATAGCATTCCCGTTGATGCAATTGAAAGAGTAGAGTTAACAGGCGGCACAAGTGCTACTCTCTATGGCTCAGAGGCTTTTGGTGGCGTTGTCAACCTAATTACTAAGAAAGAGCCTCAACCGCTTAAGGCAACTGCTGGCATCGAATTAGGCTCTTACGGCTATCAACGTTATCGTGTTGGCTATGGAGGTACAAGTGGCAATGTCAATTTCCGTTTAGGCTATGAGCGTTTCTCAACGGATAATAATTATCCCGTACCTGTGGGAGCAGCTAATCGCAATCCTGCTGATGGTCGTCTGTTTAATGGCGATACAAGGCTCGACAACTTTTATGGTAGCGTTGATTTCCCCTTTGATTCTCGCAATTCTTTGAGCATTGATGCTTATAAGACCGCTAGTCGGCGTGGACTGCTTTATTTTGGCTTCCCACTGCAACGCGATCGCCTCGACCATGATTTGTTTAATATTGGTGCAACGCTTACTAGCAAATTAGGTCATGGTGATGATTCGATCTTAAAGACGACAATTGCGTTTAATCAAGATTTCTTTAATACCTATAATCCTAGTGGTGGTGCTTTCCGCAATGGCGCTTTGGACTCTAGAGCTTTGAGTGGTCGCATTGAGCATCAATGGCAACTTACAGCAAACAATAAACTCACTTGGGGTTTTGATATCAATAGTAACTCTCTGCGAGGTGACGTTTTTAGTACGGTTCCTGCATTAGTTCCCTTTAATGGCACTATCAATCGCGATCGCTCCCTGATAGCTCTCTTTGCTCTGAATACATGGAAAATCGATAATAATTTCCAATTAGAAGCAGGACTACGCCAGAATTTCACCAATGATTTTGGCAGCTATCTCAATCCCACTATTGGCACAAGATGGAATATCACACCTGATATTGCCTTTCGCAATAGCTTTGCTGTGCTTCAGCGCAACCCTGGACTCGACCAGCTTTATGTATTTGATACAGTGCATAACTGGCAGCCTAATCCTAATCTCATTCCTGAGCGGGGAATCGCATGGACGGCTGGGCTAGACATCAATGTGACTGAATCTTTGCTGGCGCAGCTTACTTACTTTGGCAGTAGCTTTAGCGATCGCTTAGGAATTATCGCAGGACAGTGGCAAAACATTGGACAGGTTAACACCAACGGTATTGAGGCAGCTCTGAAATGGAAAATTTCCCCTGAGTTTTCATCATTCCTCAACTATACCTATACAGATGCCAAAATTACTAGTAGTAAAACAGCTTCAGAAGTTGGTTTGCAGTTAGCGACGGTTCCCTATTCTGTCGGTAAGTTAGGCGTGAGCTATGAATCCAATGGTTGGCAAGCGAATCTATTTTTTAATTATTCCAGTGGCTCACGCCGTGCGGTATTTAATAATGCTGCCGCAGGGCAAGCGGCTACTGATTTTTCGCCTTCCTATCTAAGTCTCGACTTTAATGCTAAAGCGCCATTATCTAAAAATCTTGCTCTAACCCTAAATCTTGAAAATCTGACTGACAATAGTTACGAAAAAACGAATCGGATCTATCAACCAGGGCTGACTTATAGAGTAGGGCTGCAAGCAAGCTTTTAA